A DNA window from Zingiber officinale cultivar Zhangliang chromosome 3A, Zo_v1.1, whole genome shotgun sequence contains the following coding sequences:
- the LOC122051371 gene encoding probable galacturonosyltransferase 7, with the protein MKGYGPGGLSAAAQQAAKRRWKGQPAAVFALVFFSLLVPLVFLLGLQNRFPSGYLADVRSQQESNFDTYRNVTLEQELISLKDVLHVPPPEELSKRIKETLVSPTSQLKNYSSQARGDELKSNGPVKRHAGASKEPSSPNTKIGVGDSKPSHDIVMSVYETDRSCEHEFGSYCLWSRKHRRVMKDSIVKRLKDQLFVARAYYPSIAKIQGKETLTRELKLNIQDHERMLSEAVSDLDLPPLVGKKIANMDKVIAKAKSCPVDCNNVDRKLRQILDLTEDEAHFHMKQSAFLYQLGVQTMSKTFHCLLMRLTVEFFKSPASNVEHISASKSVNPSYLHYVIFSRNILAVSVTINSTVTNSKESDSIVIHVITDKQNFYSMKHWFVRHSYGNATVHIMNFDELKSNHVSNLDFGEMSMPEEFRISSHATSQQTPLQMGTKYLSVFGHSHFLLPDMFKDLKKVVLLDDDVVVQKDISFLWNLDLGGKVIGATEFCGVKLGHLKSNLGTAVYDSNACAWMSGVSIIDLEKWRELDITGVYGRIVDQLKQENEAQWRATALPANLLAFHGHIYALDNTLVQQGLGHDYEVSEDSVKNAAALHYNGNMKPWLDLAIPKYKNSWKKYLTRDERYMEECNVNP; encoded by the exons ATGAAAGGCTACGGCCCCGGCGGGCTGTCCGCCGCCGCGCAGCAGGCGGCGAAGCGGAGGTGGAAGGGACAGCCAGCGGCTGTTTTCGCGCTCGTCTTCTTCTCGCTGCTCGTCCCCCTCGTGTTCCTCCTCGGCCTCCAGAACCGGTTCCCTTCCG GATACTTAGCCGATGTTCGCTCCCAGCAG GAAAGTAACTTTGACACTTACCGCAATGTGACTCTCGAACAAGAGCTGATCTCATTGAAG GATGTTCTTCATGTGCCCCCTCCTGAGGAATTGAGCAAGAGAATCAAGGAAACCCTTGTTTCACCCACATCACAACTCAAGAATTATAGCTCTCAGGCAAGGGGTGATGAGCTCAAATCAAACG GTCCTGTTAAAAGACATGCTGGTGCTTCAAAAGAGCCTTCATCTCCTAATACTAAA ATTGGTGTAGGAGATAGCAAGCCGAGCCATGATATAGTTATGAGTGTATATGAGACTGACAGATCTTGTGAACATGAATTCGGAAGCTATTGTCTTTGGTCCAGAAAACATAGACGAGTTATGAAAGATTCTATTGTTAAGAGACTCAAGGACCAGCTTTTTGTGGCAAGAGCTTATTACCCTAGCATCGCAAAAATTCAAGGAAAGGAAACCTTGACTCGTGAATTGAAACTGAATATTCAAGATCATGAGCGCATGCTTAGTGAAGCAGTTTCTGATCTCGATCTACCACCGCT TGTGGGGAAGAAGATTGCAAATATGGACAAGGTCATTGCAAAAGCTAAGTCATGCCCTGTTGATTGCAATAATGTTGATAGGAAACTCAGGCAGATCCTTGATCTTACAGAAGATGAAGCTCATTTTCATATGAAACAAAGTGCATTTTTATATCAGCTTGGTGTCCAGACCATGTCTAAAACTTTTCATTGTCTTTTAATGAGATTGACAGTAGAGTTCTTCAAATCTCCAGCATCTAATGTGGAGCATATATCTGCTTCTAAAAGTGTCAATCCAAGCTATCTGCACTATGTCATCTTCTCAAGAAATATACTAGCAGTATCGGTCACTATCAACTCTACTGTGACAAATTCTAAG GAATCTGATAGCATCGTCATTCACGTGATAACAGATAAACAGAATTTTTACTCTATGAAACATTGGTTTGTCAGACACTCATATGGAAATGCAACCGTTCACATTATGAACTTTGATGAGCTAAAGTCTAATCATGTTTCCAACTTAGACTTTGGAGAGATGTCAATGCCAGAGGAGTTCCGAATCTCTAGTCACGCTACTTCACAACAAACCCCTTTGCAGATGGGAACTAAATACCTCTCCGTATTTGGTCATTCCCACTTTCTTCTTCCCGATATGTTCAAGGATCTAAAGAAGGTAGTTCTTTTGGATGATGATGTGGTTGTTCAAAAGGACATATCCTTTTTGTGGAATCTTGATCTAGGTGGAAAAGTAATCGGCGCTACTGAGTTTTGTGGAGTAAAACTGGGCCATCTGAAATCAAATCTGGGCACCGCAGTGTATGACAGTAACGCTTGTGCCTGGATGTCTGGCGTAAGCATAATTGATTTGGAGAAATGGAGAGAACTTGATATTACTGGAGTTTATGGAAGGATTGTTGATCAG TTAAAACAGGAAAATGAGGCACAGTGGAGAGCTACTGCACTTCCTGCAAATTTACTTGCTTTTCACGGTCATATATATGCTCTCGACAATACTTTAGTTCAGCAAGGGCTTGGCCATGATTACGAAGTCTCTGAGGACTCTGTGAAGAATGCAGCGGCATTGCATTACAACGGCAACATGAAGCCTTGGCTCGATTTAGCCATTCCCAAATACAAGAACTCCTGGAAGAAGTACCTTACACGAGATGAGCGATATATGGAAGAATGCAATGTTAACCCATAG
- the LOC122051372 gene encoding ABSCISIC ACID-INSENSITIVE 5-like protein 2 isoform X1: MATERDGGNGCQRSQIQSLSRQGSLYNLTLNEVQNHIGEPLLSMNLDDLLKTVFPSEGNQLCAAEVDMPADRHASSSGLRRQGSMTMPWELSKKTVDEVWRDIQQEQNQKKVEIQRLGHEKQPTLGEMTLEDFLVKAGVVVGALDKDGHELIGDVDPVGNIDPLQGTQNFTQGTGWLQQFQQMAAMDTQMHGQQSIMGTYISNIPHHQISPGTMFEAVFSEGQVDIASPTLGVFSDPQTPGRKRGASEDMVDKFAERRQKRMIKNRESAARSRARKQAYTNELENKVSRLEEENERLKKQKELDKLVFSAPLPEPRYQLRRTSSAPL; the protein is encoded by the exons ATGGCAACAGAGAGAGATGGGGGCAATGGTTGCCAGCGTTCCCAGATACAGAGCTTGTCTAGGCAAGGATCACTTTATAATTTGACTCTCAATGAAGTCCAGAACCACATAGGGGAACCTCTTCTTAGCATGAACCTTGATGACCTCCTCAAGACTGTGTTCCCGAGTGAGGGTAATCAGTTATGCGCTGCAGAGGTTGATATGCCAGCTGATCGGCATGCCTCCAGTTCTGGTCTCCGTCGTCAGGGTAGCATGACCATGCCATGGGAGTTGAGCAAAAAGACAGTAGATGAAGTGTGGAGAGACATTCAGCAGGAGCAGAACCAGAAGAAAGTTGAGATCCAGAGATTAGGTCATGAGAAGCAGCCAACACTCGGAGAAATGACGCTAGAGGATTTTCTAGTAAAGGCTGGTGTGGTTGTTGGTGCACTTGACAAAGATGGGCATGAATTGATTGGGGATGTAGATCCAGTGGGGAATATTGATCCATTGCAGGGAACACAGAATTTTACACAAGGAACAGGTTGGTTGCAGCAATTTCAACAGATGGCTGCTATGGATACACAGATGCACGGGCAACAAAGCATTATGGGCACTTACATATCAAACATACCACATCATCAAATTAGTCCTGGAACTATGTTTGAGGCAGTGTTCTCTGAGGGTCAGGTAGATATAGCTTCACCAACACTAGGTGTGTTTTCTGATCCTCAAACACCAGGTAGGAAACGTGGTGCTTCCGAGGACATGGTGGACAAATTTGCTGAAAGGCGACAGAAAAGGATGATCAAAAACCGTGAGTCTGCAGCACGTTCAAGAGCAAGGAAACAG GCATACACCAATGAGCTGGAAAACAAAGTTTCTCGCCTAGAAGAAGAGAATGAGAGGTTAAAGAAACAGAAG GAGTTGGACAAGTTGGTGTTCTCCGCACCTCTTCCAGAACCGCGGTATCAGCTTCGTCGAACGAGCTCTGCACCTCTTTGA
- the LOC122051372 gene encoding ABSCISIC ACID-INSENSITIVE 5-like protein 2 isoform X2, whose protein sequence is MATERDGGNGCQRSQIQSLSRQGSLYNLTLNEVQNHIGEPLLSMNLDDLLKTVFPSEGNQLCAAEVDMPADRHASSSGLRRQGSMTMPWELSKKTVDEVWRDIQQEQNQKKVEIQRLGHEKQPTLGEMTLEDFLVKAGVVVGALDKDGHELIGDVDPVGNIDPLQGTQNFTQGTGWLQQFQQMAAMDTQMHGQQSIMGTYISNIPHHQISPGTMFEAVFSEGQVDIASPTLGVFSDPQTPGRKRGASEDMVDKFAERRQKRMIKNRESAARSRARKQAYTNELENKVSRLEEENERLKKQKVCIICYSVIRSTVS, encoded by the exons ATGGCAACAGAGAGAGATGGGGGCAATGGTTGCCAGCGTTCCCAGATACAGAGCTTGTCTAGGCAAGGATCACTTTATAATTTGACTCTCAATGAAGTCCAGAACCACATAGGGGAACCTCTTCTTAGCATGAACCTTGATGACCTCCTCAAGACTGTGTTCCCGAGTGAGGGTAATCAGTTATGCGCTGCAGAGGTTGATATGCCAGCTGATCGGCATGCCTCCAGTTCTGGTCTCCGTCGTCAGGGTAGCATGACCATGCCATGGGAGTTGAGCAAAAAGACAGTAGATGAAGTGTGGAGAGACATTCAGCAGGAGCAGAACCAGAAGAAAGTTGAGATCCAGAGATTAGGTCATGAGAAGCAGCCAACACTCGGAGAAATGACGCTAGAGGATTTTCTAGTAAAGGCTGGTGTGGTTGTTGGTGCACTTGACAAAGATGGGCATGAATTGATTGGGGATGTAGATCCAGTGGGGAATATTGATCCATTGCAGGGAACACAGAATTTTACACAAGGAACAGGTTGGTTGCAGCAATTTCAACAGATGGCTGCTATGGATACACAGATGCACGGGCAACAAAGCATTATGGGCACTTACATATCAAACATACCACATCATCAAATTAGTCCTGGAACTATGTTTGAGGCAGTGTTCTCTGAGGGTCAGGTAGATATAGCTTCACCAACACTAGGTGTGTTTTCTGATCCTCAAACACCAGGTAGGAAACGTGGTGCTTCCGAGGACATGGTGGACAAATTTGCTGAAAGGCGACAGAAAAGGATGATCAAAAACCGTGAGTCTGCAGCACGTTCAAGAGCAAGGAAACAG GCATACACCAATGAGCTGGAAAACAAAGTTTCTCGCCTAGAAGAAGAGAATGAGAGGTTAAAGAAACAGAAG GTATGCATCATCTGCTATTCTGTTATTCGCAGCACAGTTAGCTAG
- the LOC122051373 gene encoding histone H3.3b-like, whose product MARTKHTAKRGLSRPHRKRFQFTGSPSARRKAAATSAATPSRTVPSDTGASSEDAHQGTQRQTEKRSRRSRPGVVALREIRRLQKLTKLLIPFAPFARLIREITGFYSREVTRWTPDALLALQEAAECHLQAMFEDAYLCSIHAKRVTLMVKDIQLARRIGGKRHW is encoded by the exons ATGGCGAGGACGAAGCACACCGCAAAAAGAGGCCTCTCTCGCCCCCATCGGAAGCGCTTCCAGTTCACCGGGTCTCCCAGTGCCCGGCGGAAAGCAGCAG CTACCTCGGCCGCGACCCCGTCTCGTACCGTTCCT AGTGACACCGGGGCCAGTTCGGAGGATGCGCATCAAG GAACGCAGAGGCAGACTGAAAAGCGGAGTCGCCGATCTAGGCCTGGAGTAGTAGCCTTACGTGAGATTAGGAGGCTTCAGAAGTTGACGAAGCTGCTGATTCCTTTTGCTCCATTTGCCAGACTT ATTAGGGAGATCACTGGTTTTTATAGTAGGGAAGTAACTCGGTGGACCCCTGATGCTTTGCTTGCGCTTCAAGAG GCAGCAGAATGCCACTTGCAAGCAATGTTTGAGGATGCATATCTATGCTCAATACATGCAAAGCGTGTTACTCTTA TGGTGAAAGACATACAGTTAGCTAGGCGGATAGGAGGAAAGCGACACTGGTGA
- the LOC122051375 gene encoding uncharacterized protein LOC122051375 yields the protein MASSTATLFLLPPAIYDLRQRAKPKAAPPSSALRWNPLFLSCNRLPKCRFFPPPAQDNLGIVSSCSSSSDGVAEGEEIQRQKPKSGGGVSSLSSLLEAFSAPSGPPLVAVLLGVFLIAASPCAALLSAASSFPCHLSYSSWCHTVLSSFHISSTQLENGLDNFVLSLLLMGSAAVTLVAGFFSDKPKLQVSTPDSFALALYWSFENEDKAILEESRSARTDYFASQTFFKNQGDALGISSLKGRKFVMKWNNQHAKRQILQSLSLDDIRRRFMTAVATTSPRCLIPSDCDAKIVLVSDSDAQEVQVESTNDEDEIDERERLRRARISKANKGNVPWNKGKKHSAETLRRIREGTKLAMQNPKVKMKLTTLGHAQSEETRAKIGAGVREGWRRRRQRLSVQDGCFFEWKNIIAESARKGSAGEYKLQWDSFNTQERQLKQEWLESIEKRKQMPKPKGNSRAPKSLEQRRKISEAILAKWTDQEYRARVCSALNKYHSTSNPRERNQRKPSSTPRTSDTVPKKTTKSNSITKVNISPKQVGSKTRKNSTPSYKDPMASYKFKILKKIKEQRTAKEAKDATEKAKLLIAEAEKVAKTLEMAAPKSSLAQASLMETRMLIAEARRSIEIIEAGTLTMQEFRDEKSLDSSGKLNHFQSSSGLPNTEKLDQRPVNGFHHPISTETRPKYMNFNKLSSETAVNGWTPSMATQNTEYMEVGLTLDTESVAKGVENSNGSFISRSKKYEADPSKGDSEAPGVETSLPTSTFPVKSKKRWFHGRLVEVEEDGVTEHNRIGKNK from the exons ATGGCTTCTTCCACCGCAACTTTGTTCCTCCTGCCTCCAGCAATCTACGACCTCCGCCAGCGAGCCAAACCTAAGGCCGCGCCGCCTTCTTCTGCTCTGAGATGGAACCCTTTGTTCCTCAGTTGCAATCGCCTCCCGAAATGTCGGTTCTTCCCCCCTCCGGCCCAAGATAATCTTGGTATAGTTTCGTCGTGTTCTTCCTCTTCCGATGGGGTGGCAGAGGGCGAGGAAATACAgcggcaaaaaccaaaatctggCGGCGGCGTTTCCTCCTTGAGTTCGCTTCTTGAAGCCTTCAGTGCTCCCAGTGGTCCGCCGCTGGTTGCCGTCTTATTGGGTGTCTTTTTGATTGCTGCCAGTCCCTGCGCCGCCCTTTTGTCCGCCGCATCCTCCTTCCCATGCcatctctcctattcttcttgGTGTCACACGGTGCTCTCCTCTTTTCACATCAGTTCTACTCAACTTGAAAATGGCCTCGATAACTTCGTTCTTTCTCTTCTGCTGATGGGTTCTGCAGCCGTGACGTTGGTCGCTGGCTTCTTCTCAGATAAACCTAAGCTTCAG GTGAGCACGCCTGATTCATTTGCACTTGCTCTTTATTGGTCATTTGAGAATGAAGATAAAGCCATCCTAGAGGAATCGAGGAGTGCGCGAACAG ATTATTTTGCTTCCCAAACTTTCTTCAAAAATCAGGGAGATGCACTTGGAATTTCATCCCTTAAGGGGAGAAAGTTCGTTATGAAGTGGAACAATCAACATGCCAAAAGACAGATCCTTCAAAGCCTTTCTCTTGATGATATACGTAGGCGTTTCATGACGGCAGTTGCTACTACCAGCCCACGATGTCTTATTCCTTCTGACTGTGATGCCAAGATAGTACTTGTTTCCGACTCGGATGCTCAAGAGGTTCAAGTTGAATCAACaaatgatgaggatgaaattgatgagagagaaagattGAGAAGGGCAAGGATTTCTAAAGCAAATAAGGGGAATGTCCCATGGAACAAGGGAAAAAAACACAGTGCAG AAACACTTCGGCGCATCCGAGAGGGGACCAAATTAGCAATGCAGAACCCAAAG GTTAAAATGAAATTAACAACTTTGGGGCATGCTCAAAG tgAGGAAACGAGAGCGAAGATTGGTGCAGGAGTGCGTGAGGGTTGGCGTAGAAGACGACAAAGGCTGTCAGTGCAGGATGGTTGCTTTTTTGAATGGAAGAACATTATAGCTGAATCTGCTAGAAAGGGTTCTGCTGGTGAATACAAGCTGCAATGGGATTCATTTAATACGCAGGAAAGACAACTAAAGCAGGAGTGGTTGGAGAGCATCGAGAAGAGGAAACAAATGCCTAAACCCAAAGGGAACAGTCGAGCACCAAAATCGCTTGAGCAGCGTAGAAAGATTTCAGAAGCAATCTTGGCCAAATGGACTGATCAA GAATATCGAGCTCGAGTTTGCAGTGCGTTGAACAAGTATCATTCCACGTCTAATCCAAGAGAAAGAAATCAAAGAAAACCTAGTAGCACACCTCGTACGAGTGACACAGTGCCAAAGAAAACCACAAAATCCAATAGCATCACAAAAGTGAACATAAGCCCTAAGCAAGTAGGGTCAAAGACAAGAAAGAACTCCACTCCTTCATACAAAGACCCTATGGCaagttataaattcaaaattctaaagaAAATAAAGGAGCAGCGAACAGCAAAGGAAGCAAAAGATGCCACTGAAAAGGCAAA GCTGCTAATTGCTGAAGCTGAGAAGGTTGCAAAAACCCTTGAGATGGCTGCGCCGAAGAGTTCACTTGCACAGGCTTCACTTATGGAAACCAGAATGCTCATTGCCGAGGCAAGACGATCCATTGAGATCATAGAGGCTGGAACATTGACAATGCAGGAGTTTAGAGATGAAAAATCTTTAGACTCCAGTGGAAAATTAAATCATTTCCAGTCCAGTTCAGGGCTACCGAACACTGAAAAATTAGATCAAAGGCCTGTAAATGGTTTCCATCATCCAATCTCCACTGAAACTCGCCCAAAATATATGAATTTCAACAAGTTATCATCGGAAACTGCAGTGAATGGTTGGACACCGTCAATGGCAACCCAAAACACAGAATACATGGAAGTTGGTTTGACTTTGGACACTGAAAGTGTGGCCAAGGGAGTAGAAAACAGCAACGGCTCATTTATCAGTAGGTCAAAAAAATATGAAGCAGATCCTTCAAAAGGGGATAGTGAAGCACCAGGAGTGGAAACTAGTCTACCTACCAGCACATTTCCTGTGAAATCTAAGAAGAGATGGTTTCACGGAAGACTAGttgaagttgaagaagatgggGTTACAGAGCATAATAGAATAGGAAAGAACAAATAG